AGATGGAGAGCGAGTGCACCAAAGGCCCACCAGTCAGATTTGTGTTGATGAGGGCAGCGGCCCCGCCAGCCTTTATGATACCGATCCAGGCCACGAGATATTCCGGCCGGTTCTCCATCAACAGCGCCACCGAGACGTCAGGTCCGACACCCTGCTCTTTCGCCCAACGGGCATATCGGTTGGCAGCAGCATCAAGTTCCGCATATGTCATGGTGCCCTGATCGGACACAATGGCGATATTGTTTGGCTTTGTACGAGCAAAATCCTCGATCACATCGGCAAAGGTGTGTTTCTCGTCCGCATAGATCGCATTCACCTTTTTCAGGGACCGAAGGGCGGCGCGCGCGAAGGTCACATCATTGCCAATACTTTGAATAAGACCCATCGGGTCACCTCCCATTTTTCTTCTTTTGCAACAATGGTATGTAACCGGGACAAATTTTTTGGGTCAAGCAGAACCGACCGCGTCCGGTCCGATACCCTGTTTCAGGTAGGGTTTTAGGCAGAGCCCGGCGAAACAGATCGAGTCGAAATGAAATGACAGAAAGTCAGGATCTACTGCTGGACGTGACGGGCCTAACCTGCCCACTGCCTGTTCTCCGCGCACAGAAAAGGCTGCGAGAGCTCGCCCCGGGGGTCGTCCTCAAAGTTCTGGCAACAGACCCCATCGCAGCGATCGATTTCCCTCATTTTTGTCACGAAAGCGGGCATGAATTGTTGGACAGCACCGAGGAGAGCCAAGTTCTCATCTTTCGGATCAAATGTCGGTCCCAAACAGCTTGAGTGTCAGGGCCTTAGCGCGCCGGAAAGATGTACCGATACTCATCCACCAGGCCATCCGCAGTTTCGCGAACACCGCAGATTATTTCTTCCCGGGCCATCCCGATTTTTTCCAATACCCCGACTGATGCCAGATTGCGGGTGTCACACGTCGCCCAGACGAAAGCCAACCCCAACTGAGACATGCCGTCGGCAAGCAGCGCTTTGGCAGCTTCTGTCGCCAACCCTTGCCCCCAAAAGTCGGGATGCAGAACGAAACCAAGCTCTGCTCCCCTCTTCGCGCCTTCTGCAGGATCGTCCAGATAGAGGCAAAGCGCACCGATCAGGCGTCCCTCATCTCTCAAGGTAAGTGCTAGCTCGTAGATCGTTCGCGGCAGCTCACCGGCAGCTTCGACAAATGTGGAGAGCTGCCCCTCGCTTGTCTGCCGGTCATTTGGGCCCCATAGGAGATACCGCGTGACCTCCTCCAGGCAGGCATAGGCATGCAAGGCGTCAATGTCTCCCCAGCGGAAATCCCTGAGGCAAAGCCGCTCTGTCTCAATGGGAAGCAAGAGCGCACCAGCCACTTTTATCCCGCCTTAAGGGCTGCTTGTTGGTCTGCTTTAAATCCAACAAGCACGGCGTCCCCCATCTCAAAAACAGGCCGTTTGATGAGTGTTGGGTTATCCACCAAGAGTTGAGCGGCGCTGGAACCTGAGGCCGCCTCTTTTTCTGCATCAGAAAGCCCTCGCCAGGTCGTGCTGGCTTTATTGACAAGCCGGTCCCAACCCACTGCTTTGCCCCATCGCTTCACTTCTGGAAGTGTGACAGCGTCTGACCTCACATCGCGGAAGGCATGCTCAAGCCCTTCGGCATCAATCCATTTCAGCGCCTTCTTGCATGTATCGCAGGATTTCAGCCCATTTACCTTAATCATCACGTCTCCACCCATTGAACACCGCCATTTTGGAGGGATTCGGCCAAAAAACACATGGGGTTCGTTTTGTGGAGTACATCTCCGCACTTTCATGATGGGCCGAGGTCAGTATGATGGATCTATAAAAATTGAGGTCGGGGACGGGGCAAATAGGCGGTATGAGCAAAATACTTGAAAACGTAGCGGTCGAAAGCAAGCCCGCCCCCACAAAACGCATTCGTCGATCAGCTGAGGAATCCCGTCGCGTCATTCTGGATGCTGCAGCAAAGCGGCTCGCAGAGCAGGGGCCAGAAGGCATTCGGCTTCAGGACATTGCACGCGATGTGGGCATTTCACACCCCGCAATCCTGCATCACTTTGAAAGTCGCGCAGGGCTCGTGAATGCACTTGTGGATCGGACGACCTCTCAGCTACGCGAAAAACTCCTGGGTGTGCTGGACGGAGAAGATGACAAAAAGATCGGGGCGCAGATGCCAAGCCTCGTAAACAACACATTTGAAGCGCTGAGCGACCAGGGAACCGCCAAACTCCTGTCCTGGATGCTGTTGACCGACTCCGGTCCAGAAGGCAATCCAACAACGGGGGTCATGACCGAGATTGCGGATCGGGGACATGCCGCCCGGTGCAAACTCGCAGACAGCGAGAACTTGCCCCACCCTGAGCGCGAAGAAACGATGTTCCTGGTGCTTCTCATCGCCAATACGGCGTTTGGCGAAGCAGTCGTCGGCGACTATTTCTATGAAGCCTGCGGATTTGGCGACGATCCCGATGCCCCGCGACGGTTCAGAAAGTGGCTTGGGGAAATGCTGGGTACCTATTCACTCCCAGACGGCTTCCCCACTGACAATAGCTAACGCTGTCGAACAAGACCGCGACGACATGTCATCACTGGCATCCCTTGCCAGGTGACCGTCAGTTTGCTGTGGTGGTCGCCCTATAGATCATCAGGTGAGCCCTTAGATGCTCCATCGTCGTGAATTCTTGAGCGCTGCTGCTTCCATCTCCGCGGCAGGACTGGCGGGCTGTGATCCCTTTGAGTTCATAGCTCAACGGCCCAATAATCTCGACATTCAAAGCGCGCAGTACAATGTGATGCCAAACCAGCTCACCACAGGCATGGTGAGTCTGTCTCCAGATGCAGCACCTCCCATTCTTCGGGCAAAGCAAGGCGTTCCCTTCACAGCCACCGTCACCAATCGTTTACCTGATTACACAACCATGCACTGGCATGGTATCCGACTACCCAATGAGATGGACGGCGTTCCTTATCTGACCCAATTCCCTTTGGGCAAGGATGAGAGCTTCACCTATACATTCACGCCACCGGATGCTGGTACCTACTGGTATCACCCCCATTGCATGACAATGGAACAGATGGCGATGGGTCTCACCGGCGCCCTGATTGTCGATGAAGTGGAAGATCCCGGGTTCAACAACGATGTCGTTCTCACCCTTCGGGATTTTCGTCTAGGAAAAGACGGTCAGTTCAAAGAGCTCTTTACCCCCCGAGGGGCGGCGCGTGGAGGCACTCTCGGCAATATTCTCACCGCCAACTGGGAACAGAACCCCGTCTACGATGCGCAAGCTGGCGGCATTGCTCGTGTTAGGGTTCTCGCAACTGACATAACGCGCATCTACAAGCTCTTCTTGCCAAACACACGCGGGCGTATCATCGCACTGGATGGCCACCCACTTCTCACCCCCTTGCCCTGGCCCACAGAAAAAGACCCGCTGCTATTGTCACCGGGACAGCGGGTTGACCTCGCCATTGAAATGCCCGCGCGGGAAGGCGAGGAGCTCAGCCTCATGGCAACGGTTGGGGGAGGCGCAAAAAGCCTTGCCCGGCTCCGCGCCGTCGGCCAATCCGAGCAGCGAAAACTTGCTGATTTAAAACAACTAGCCCCAAACAAGATCTCTGAACCCATCCTTGAAAATGCCGAGACCCATGAGTTTGTGTTCGGCTGGTCTCCCTCCGGCGACCTGCCAAACAATGGCTTTTGCGGCACCCTTGGATACACATTCTGGTCGATCAACCGGGCCCCCTGGCCAGGAGACGCCTCAGGGACAGGGCCACTTGCTACATTGAAACAGGGCGGCAGCTACATCCTGCGGCTACGCAATGAGAGCCCCAACGTGCACCCCATCCACCTGCATGGGCTGACTTTCAAACCAGTGCGGTCCAACAAACGGAAAATCCTGCCGAACTGGACAGATACCGCCTTGCTACTCAAGGAAGAAACACTTGATGTGGCCCTCGTCGCGGACAATCCAGGCGATTGGGCCTTTCATTGCCATGTGATTGAACATCAAAAGACAGGACTTGCGGGATATATCCGCGTCGCCTGAAAAAGCGGCCATCATGGGGCCTTCGGCTTAGCCGCTGTTTCTGAGAGCGGTCGCAATAGCACTGATTGAAAGTTGAATACCTTGTTCGATACGTTCATCACCCTCCCCTGAACGATGACGCTTGATCAACTCGACTTGGAGCAAATTAAGCGGCTCCACATAAGGCAAACGCAGCTTCAGTGCATTTTCAGTTGAGGGGCTATCTTCTAGGAGGCGAGTCTGCCCTGTGACTTCCAGCAAGAAATCATAGGCTCTTGACCACTCAGACCGGATCTTGCCGAACACATCCTCTGCAAACGCTTTGTCTTCCACCAGAGTCACATACCGCGCCGCAACATCCATGTCTGATTTCGCGAGCACCATCTCCATATTGGTCAGCGTCGTGTGGAAGAATGGCCATTCACCCGCCATCTCCTTCAAGAGCTTCTGGTCCTTGAAGTTCGCAAGGGCTGTGCCAACACCAAACCAGCCCGGCAACATGACCCGGGACTGCGCCCAACTGAACACCCAGGGAATGGCCCGCAAATCCTCAATCCGCTCTGAGGCCGTCCGGCTCGCTGGTCGCGATCCAATTTTGAGACCAGAAATCTCCGATATAGGAGTCATTTGGCGGAAAAAGGTTTGAAACCCCGCTGTCTCATAGACAAGCCCGCGATAATGACGGAACGCATCTGCAGACAGAGCCGCCATAGCATCTCCATAACGGGTCTTGTCTACCGAGGAAAGCTGATCTGGTTCTATGGTTGCCAGAAGCGTAGCAGAAGCCATCGCTTCCAGGTTTTGGGCAGCTTTCTCCGCAGTCCCGTACTTTGCCGCAATCACTTCGCCCTGCTCAGTGATGCGAATGCGCCCCTGAACACTCCCTGATGGTTGTGCCCGAATGGCCTCAAACGCAGGTCCGCCTCCACGGCCAACGGCACCGCCCCGCCCATGGAAGAGCTGCATCTTGGTACCCGCATCCTCAAAGATGGGAACCAGCTTGCGGGAGGCATCATGCAAACACCACACCGATGAAAGATAGCCTCCGTCTTTGTTAGAATCAGAGTAGCCAATCATGACTTCCTGAAAGCCACGGGACACAGAAAGCGCCCGCATCTCTGGGAGCGCAAACCACTCCTGCATAATCGACTGTGCGTTCTCCAAATCGCCGATCGTCTCAAAAAGCGGAACCACCATCAAAGCTGATGAAGGCGGGTTGCCCGGTCGAAACAGCCCTACTTCTTTGAGCAGCAAATAGACCTCTAAAAGGTCTGACACATTCTCGGCCTTGGAAACGACATAGGTCGAAATCCCCCCGTCCCCGTATTGACCATGCACACGCGCGGCAGCTCGAAACAGCGAAAGCTCGGAGTCTGTTTCCGCGGAGTATTCCAAAAAAGATGAGAACAGCGGGCGCGCATTTGAGAGTTCCTGCCGGAGCAAAGCCACTCGTTCTCCTTCATCAAGAGCAAGATAGTCACCTTCTACGCCACCACCAGAGAGCAACTCGGCGACAACACGCTCATGCACGTCAGCATTCTGTCGAAAATCGAGTCTCGTAAGGTGAAAACCAAATGTGTCAACGGCACGAAGCAATTGCTTCAATGCTCCGTCATCCGCTGACTGCCCGTCAGGCGCGCGCAGTCCCCGCTGCAATGTTTGGAGGTCACCCCGGAAGGCGTCAGAGTGAGCATAGGGCTTCCCATCAAGAGAACTCGTTCTGGGAGGCGGGCGACCGATCAACACTTCAAATGTGGCAGCTAAACGCGAATAGATACCGCTTAGTGCGCGGCGATAGGGTTCGTCGCGGCGGGCGAGACTATCATCTCCGCTTGCATCAGCAAGCGCGCAAACCTCATCGGGAATATCAGCATTTTCTGACGAGATGGATAGTGCGGCACCAAGCGCATGCACGCTATCAAGATAATACTCCAGAACAGTCTGTGAAGCGCGAGAGACAGAATGCTCCACACAAGCTGCATCGACATTTGGATTCCCGTCCCGGTCTCCGCCAATCCAACTGCCGACTTTGAGAAAACTGGGGCACTGCTCACCCAAAATGCGTTCCCAGCGTGAATATGCCGCTGGCAGGACAGGAAGAAAAACATCGCGAAGATAGTCGAGTTCTATCTCAACCTCATCCATCACGGTCAGTCGTTGATGTCGCAGCAACCTGGTCTGCCAGAGCAACGCAATTTGCTGGCGAATGGCATGATCGATAGCGCCGCCGTCCGTGGTTTCTGTGTGTCCGGCATGCTTCCGATCAAGTAGCTCGCTCACTCGAGTGAGATGATCAATGACGCTTTTGCGACGAACTTCCGTGGGATGTGCGGTAAGGACCGGCATGACGAGCATATCCGAAAGAGCGTCCTGCACGCGGGCAAGCCCCACGCCTAGGCTTTGAAGGCGTTCAAGAACTTCCGCCAGGCCTGTTACCCTCTCAGCGGTGCTACTCTGCCGATCCTCAGCAAGATTGGCGAGCATGGAAAAGAGCATGAAGGCCCGCACAAAATGGAGCGCGTCATCAAGCTCAAGAGCTTCCAGCTCCCGATTAACATCCTCCGCGTCCACAAGTCCACGATGCTGGTCAACAGAAACGGACCGGACCCGTTCAATTCTCTCAAACAGTGAATCCCCGCCGTAAGCACGTATGACGTCGCCAAGAAGGTTCCCGAGATAGCGCACGTCGGTATTTTGAGTAACGCTCTGTTTTGAAGATTGCATGGCATCCACCTACTATGTGCTAGCTTCATAAACTCTAACTCGTTTTACAACGTGACGAACCAGTCAAAAGTGACTTTCAACCAGCAAATCCAAAATCAGCCAATTTGAAGGAAAGGCTATCTATGGAAATCCTAAGAACAAAGCTGGGCTTGGCATTCTGCTTGGTCGCTGCAACGGGTGCCTTCCTCGCGATAACCGGTATAGGTGGATCGCCTGCACTTGGCGTGTGGGACAATGAAGCCCGCACAAACCTGCCCAGCTGGATGATGGTATGGCTTGGTTTCCTTGCCCTGACATTCTTGTCGTCACTCATATTTGCCTGGAACCATGTGCCAGCACGGTGGGTGCTGGCCGGTTTCATTGGAAGCCATGTCGTGACCATCGCCATCGCAAGCATTGAAGGTGTGGTTTTGCGTGCGGGCCTCGTCTCACTGCTCCATGTGATTTTCTGGACACCCGGATTGATCGCACTGCTTTCAAACCAATCTGACCTCTGCCTCAACTCGGTCTATGGTGTTTGGGCAAGCATGCTCCTGTTCGTCTACGCGGTCGCCTTCACGTTTGATATTCGCGATGGGCTGGTCTGGATTCTGTTCATGGGCGGCATCTGACACCCAGCCACACTAGGAAAGATCACGATACAGGACATAGGCGTCTACGAAGCGCTCACCTCGAAAGTGAAAAGCATCTGGCAGCGTCCCGACAATCTGAAAACCATTTCGCTTGCAGATCTCAAGAGATGCCCCATTGGTTGAGACAACGAGATTGAGTTGGATGGCTTTGAAGCCAAGCTCTTTGGCTTTCGCCAATCCAAACTCCATCATCTTTTTGCCAAGTCCCTGACCACGCACTGTTGCATCAACCATGACGCCGGTGTTGCAGACATGAGAGCCAAGGCCCGGTTTATTGGGCACGATATAGCGGCTGGCGACGGCGACGCCATCAAGATATCCGAAGTAGACCCGAGCACCCGGCGCGAACCAAAATGCACGCGCCTCTGCCAGGTCTGTGTCCATCGGATAGGGATAGGTCTCGCCGGTCCTAACAACCTCGCGAAAGATCGGCCAGACTTCTTCAAACTGATCGGCGGTGGCTTCTTTGATTTCAAAGGACATGAGGACGATCCGCTATTGTGTTTCTACGCGACCGTGAAACAATGCCTCAAACTCAACCTAGAAAAACTAGGCATACACCAACAAACGATAGTCATAACTTTTCGGTCAAATCAATAGTGTTCGCTTTGTCTGCCAGAGCAAGAGAGTTCCTGCTTTTGGATTCATAAATCGACCTAAACAGTCCACTGTGCAATGTAAATTTCTCGCGATAATTGATCACCGATGTCGGAAAATTGTATTTGAATGTGCGATAGTAGAATGGTGTTTGACTTTCAACGTCTTTTCGCTTGTCAATATTACCAACCACCGAATACTCAAAGAGAAATTTCAGTATATTTTCAAGACCTATCTTCTCGAAAAGGTCTCTGTCAAAATTGCCTTCCTCTGCAAAGGCTCTTTGAATCTGATGAAATGAAAAATATCGAATTTTGTGAATTTTACCAAATGCATCCAGATACCCGTCGACATCCTTAAGGACTGAGTGCATCTCGTCTACAATCTCTTTTCGGAAGCGTCTTGAATATAAGTCTTCTGATTGCACAAAAGTCTTTGGAGCTATCCTCGTGTACCCCTGATCGTATTCGTCAGTAACCTTCGCTACAATTTGTATATATCTGATGAAATCTCGAGGCCGACTAAACGTCCGCTTATGTATGTAATCTATCGGCTTTATTCTAAATATCTCGTTGGATCGCTTGTTCTCGATTTCAACCGGCCTATCAAACACGATCCTCTTCCAACTTGCGCGAAAACCCTTGTCCTCAATTGCCTCATGAGCCGAATGACATATTCTGTGTGAGAGCATGTTGTGAATCTGGTCTTTCCGCCACTTCAAGTCACAAACGAAGTCTTCCCACTTCTCGCTGTCACTGTCTCTCAGGTCATCGAACATGTCCGTCCGTATAAAAACCAAAGGAATAACGTTCAGCCCCGACCTTCTGAAACTCAATCTTTCATCAAAACACGATTTTATCAGTCCACGGATAATCGTCTGTTGCTTTTCGTAGCTTTTACCTGACCTTGTTGCATCAGTTAGTTCTGCATCAAGACCATCAAACATCACATAGTATTTTGAATCATCGCAGTTCTCATAAATAAACCTACCGAGGAGCTCAACGGTACGCGCTAAACTATTGATGTCAGCAGAATCAAACTTCTTCTCTGTCGAGAAGCTCAATCCTGGCGTCAGCACGTTATCCCCGATACCAACAGATATCTTGTTACCAGGTGACCGACCCAGAACTTGCGCCAGTTGCTTCTCCGGAGAGGCCGGAAACCAGTCATCAAGCTCACGACCAATTTCTGCCTTAACACGCTCATTCTCTGTAAACAGATCAACAACCGCACTGTAAATTACATATCTCCAAATCAAAACATAGGCAGACAAAGGCAGATCACCCGTCACACCCACGTCTTGAAAAAACTCAATTGGTGAACGATCAAGCGTAATCGACTTGGAGAAATGGTCGAAGGATCTCATTGAGCGGATATACTGCAGTATGGCTGTCTTGCCACTTCCCTTTCGGCCTTTGACGAAGATGTAGTCTCCGTTTTTGACTTTTCTAAAAGCTGGAAATTCATAGAACAATTTCCCCATATCCTCAGCTTTCGCCTCGATATTCCAACGGGCAACATGAGGTAGCAAGTTTAGTGGTTTCGCCATGTTCCTTCACCCTCGTGTCATCCACACCTAGCACGAAACCTTGGAGACAGACCTGAAACTTGTCTTCTTAGGTTTTCATATGATACCGGACCCGCGTCTCAACGGATTCGTTCTACATACAACACAGATAGAATATGCCTCCAAGAACGCCCATCAAAATGGACCATTTTTCTCGATGGCTCAACACAGAATGAGTAGAAATCACAACTCCTATGGTTGCCTAAGACGCGCAAACATTAGATCAATGATAGCGAGAACAACCAGCAGATATTGGTGACGACTGTTACAGACTCGAACTAGAAGTTCGTGCGGACAGCAGATTTTGAACCTACAGACATCTTACCGCTACGTGTTTCAAAATCTCATCCACTACATTTTCAAGCAGCGCACCAGCATCAATAGAAATACCATTTTTCGGAATGTCTTCTTTTGTTCGATGCAATCGCGCAACAAGCTCTTTTTCCTCTGGCTTCCCGCCAAAGTCAGTTGGGTCCAACATCACGCGCTCATCAAGTCGCCGATACAACGTCTCGATATCATCGAGCTCGAGAACGAAAACGCCGTCAAGCAAGCCTTGAAAGCGGTGGAAATTTCTGGAGCCACCGCAAAAGAAGGAAACTGGGACGCTGTGATCAACAATAGCGGTTTTGACTTTCCCTAGATCCCAAAGCAGATGCTCGTGGAGAAACCCACCCTCTCACGCCCAAAAGAGGCGAGGTTCGGTTTCGTAAGCCCTACTCCCGACAGACCGCACAGATTTTCGAACTGATAGGCGGCGGCTTCTTTGAATTCAAAGGATATCGGACGATCTGCACTTGTAAGTGCATGCAATCGTGAGGTGGTGCCCCTGGCCGGACTCGAACCAGCACGCCCGTACGGACAGCAGATTTTGAATCTACCGCGTCTACCAATTCCGCCACAGGGGCTTTGACGGGCGAGGGTCGCCCGTCAAGCGGCGCCATGATAGGCAGGACGGCGCTCAGGTCAAAGGGAAAGAGCCCCTGATAGACAGAAATCTTATGCCCTGTTATCACGGGTCCCATGTTGCGCAGCCTCTATGATTGGACCATGAACCTTGCCGCCCACCGCCATGCGCGTTGGGGGCTGGCCCTCGTCTCATTTGCCGAAAGTTCTTTCTTCCCCGTCCCGCCCGATGTCGCCCTGATACCCATGGTATTGGCCAAGCGGGCGCTGGCCTGGGTCTATGCTCTTATCTGTACCGTGGCATCGGTATTGGGGGGCGTTGCAGGCTATGCGATCGGCTTTTTCTTCTTCGCTCAACTGGGCGAGCCTATCCTCGCCTTCTATGGCTACACCGACCAATTCGCGAGCTTTGCAGAGAGATATAATGATTATGGCGTCTGGATCGTCCTGATCGCGGGCCTCACCCCCTTCCCCTATAAGGTCATCACCATTGCCAGTGGAGCAACAGGGCTTAATTTCCTGGTTTTCATGGCCGCAAGCCTGGTGGCCCGCGGCACCCGCTTTTTCGCTGTCGCCGGACTTTTATGGTGGTTTGGGGAGCCCATCCGCACCTTTATCGACAAGTATTTTGGCCTGTTGTCGATCCTTTTTGTCGCACTCCTGATCGGCGGCTTCCTCCTGGTGGGCCTGATCCTGTAAGATCACCCCATGTCCCTGCTCACCGCCCTTCCAATCGCAAACCGCCAGATACCATGGGCGATCTTTGCCATCTCTGTGGTGACGCTCGGCGCGGCGCTCGCTTTCGAACATATCGGCGGGCTTGATCCCTGCTCTCTCTGCCTGCAGCAACGCTATGCCTATTACTTTCTGATCCCCGTCTCACTCGCTGCCGGCGTTCTGTCCCGCGAAACCAATTTAGGGTTGGCACCGGTTGTGCTGATCACGCTCTGTACACTTGCTGCAGCGGCGAGCGTCATCCTGGCTGGCTACCATGCAGGCGTTGAATATAAATGGTGGGAAGGCCCGCAAGGCTGCACCGGTGTGAACTTGATGGCGGGGAGCATTGACGAATTTAGACAGCAGCTGGATGGCGTCACCGTCCCGCGCTGCGACGAAGTCCCCTGGAGCCTCTTTGGCATCTCCATGGCGGGATACAATTGCCTGATCTCCATCCTCCTCACCGCTTTGGGCTCAATAGCCCTTGCGCGCTACTGGACGA
The DNA window shown above is from Parvibaculaceae bacterium PLY_AMNH_Bact1 and carries:
- a CDS encoding DedA family protein (Derived by automated computational analysis using gene prediction method: Protein Homology.) — protein: MLRSLYDWTMNLAAHRHARWGLALVSFAESSFFPVPPDVALIPMVLAKRALAWVYALICTVASVLGGVAGYAIGFFFFAQLGEPILAFYGYTDQFASFAERYNDYGVWIVLIAGLTPFPYKVITIASGATGLNFLVFMAASLVARGTRFFAVAGLLWWFGEPIRTFIDKYFGLLSILFVALLIGGFLLVGLIL
- a CDS encoding hypothetical protein (Derived by automated computational analysis using gene prediction method: GeneMarkS-2+.), producing the protein MAKPLNLLPHVARWNIEAKAEDMGKLFYEFPAFRKVKNGDYIFVKGRKGSGKTAILQYIRSMRSFDHFSKSITLDRSPIEFFQDVGVTGDLPLSAYVLIWRYVIYSAVVDLFTENERVKAEIGRELDDWFPASPEKQLAQVLGRSPGNKISVGIGDNVLTPGLSFSTEKKFDSADINSLARTVELLGRFIYENCDDSKYYVMFDGLDAELTDATRSGKSYEKQQTIIRGLIKSCFDERLSFRRSGLNVIPLVFIRTDMFDDLRDSDSEKWEDFVCDLKWRKDQIHNMLSHRICHSAHEAIEDKGFRASWKRIVFDRPVEIENKRSNEIFRIKPIDYIHKRTFSRPRDFIRYIQIVAKVTDEYDQGYTRIAPKTFVQSEDLYSRRFRKEIVDEMHSVLKDVDGYLDAFGKIHKIRYFSFHQIQRAFAEEGNFDRDLFEKIGLENILKFLFEYSVVGNIDKRKDVESQTPFYYRTFKYNFPTSVINYREKFTLHSGLFRSIYESKSRNSLALADKANTIDLTEKL
- a CDS encoding disulfide bond formation protein B (Derived by automated computational analysis using gene prediction method: Protein Homology.), yielding MSLLTALPIANRQIPWAIFAISVVTLGAALAFEHIGGLDPCSLCLQQRYAYYFLIPVSLAAGVLSRETNLGLAPVVLITLCTLAAAASVILAGYHAGVEYKWWEGPQGCTGVNLMAGSIDEFRQQLDGVTVPRCDEVPWSLFGISMAGYNCLISILLTALGSIALARYWTMTGLEEE
- a CDS encoding hypothetical protein (Derived by automated computational analysis using gene prediction method: GeneMarkS-2+.), whose translation is MLDPTDFGGKPEEKELVARLHRTKEDIPKNGISIDAGALLENVVDEILKHVAVRCL